A stretch of the Lolium perenne isolate Kyuss_39 chromosome 3, Kyuss_2.0, whole genome shotgun sequence genome encodes the following:
- the LOC127342094 gene encoding beta-amylase 1, chloroplastic, translated as MAAITAPPHPPLAVFSAVPCRGLRFRRAPLTRVAASSSSASFSSSSSSSSYGTGGSSGAGGGGEIHYVSPPPPPTTPPGAPVYVTLPADAVGPGGRVARRRAMAASLAALASAGVTGVAVELWWGLVERGCPGEYDWAGYLDLAAMARRYGLRVRAILAFHQCGAGPQDPFWVPLPQWVLEEMEKMPDLSYTDRYQRRNKEYISLGCDILPLLKGRSPMQAYSDFMRSFRDAFKDYLGGIVTEVQVGMGPGGELRYPSCPTEKLNQPGSSSELGEFQCYDKFMQASLNARARILGIQEWGDGGPAGIDDTRQNPEETNFFRADGGCWNTPYGRFFLEWYSGMLLLHGERLCAVADAIFSGTGVAISGKVSGIHWHYYTCSHPSELTAGYYNTLLRDGYLPIAQMFSRHKTALCCNCFDLRDAERSNSQSSPEGTLRQLMAAAKICNLPLNAENSVTRLDDTSLSQVIRSSRLYSGGTSGTSFSFNYVRMNKSLFEFHNWNRFTKFVRKMSDARTFLARLNFRRRQQRPPLMSVVWVVSRACAYT; from the exons ATGGCGGCGATCACCGCGCCGCCGCATCCTCCCCTCGCCGTGTTCTCCGCCGTGCCCTGCCGCGGACTGCGCTTCCGCCGCGCTCCACTCACCCGCGTGGCGGCCTCCTCATCGTCCGCTTCGTtctcgtcctcatcctcctcttcctcctacgGGACTGGCGGGAGCAGCGGGGCCGGGGGAGGGGGCGAGATCCACTACGtctcgccgccgcccccgcccaCCACGCCCCCCGGGGCGCCCGTGTACGTCACGCTCCCGGCCGACGCCGTGGGGCCCGGGGGCCGCGTGGCGCGGAGGCGCGCCATGGCGGCCTCGCTCGCCGCGCTGGCCAGCGCCGGGGTGACGGGGGTGGCGGTGGAGCTGTGGTGGGGCCTCGTGGAGCGCGGGTGCCCCGGGGAGTACGACTGGGCGGGGTACCTCGACCTCGCCGCCATGGCGCGGCGCTACGGGCTCCGCGTGCGCGCCATTCTCGCCTTCCACCAATGCGGCGCCGGCCCGCAGGACCCGTTCTG GGTCCCTCTCCCacaatgggtgcttgaggagatgGAGAAGATGCCAGACTTGTCATATACTGATAGGTACCAACGGAGAAATAAAGAATACATCTCATTGGGATGTGATATTCTTCCCCTTCTGAAGGGAAGATCACCTATGCAAGCTTATTCGGACTTCATGAGGAGCTTTCGTGACGCTTTCAAGGACTATCTTGGGGGCATAGTGACA GAAGTTCAAGTTGGCATGGGCCCAGGAGGTGAGCTTAGGTATCCATCATGCCCAACTGAGAAGCTAAACCAGCCAGGAAGCTCATCTGAACTTGGGGAATTTCAATGTTATGACAAG TTCATGCAAGCATCATTGAACGCTCGTGCGCGGATTCTTGGGATTCAAGAGTGGGGAGATGGTGGACCAGCTGGCATAGATGACACTCGGCAGAACCCTGAAGAGACTAATTTTTTCCGCGCCGATGGAGGATGCTGGAATACACCTTATGGTCGATTTTTCCTCGAGTGGTATTCAGGAATGCTTCTTCTTCATGGAGAGAGGTTATGTGCGGTAGCTGATGCAATCTTTTCTGGCACTGGTGTGGCCATCTCAGGGAAGGTTTCTGGCATACATTGGCACTACTATACATGTTCACACCCATCTGAGCTGACAGCTGGTTACTACAACACACTATTAAGAGACGGTTATCTTCCTATTGCTCAAATGTTCTCTCGACACAAAACTGCCTTGTGCTGCAATTGCTTCGACCTAAGGGATGCAGAAAGAAGCAATTCTCAGAGCAGTCCTGAAGGCACGCTCCGGCAACTTATGGCTGCCGCTAAAATATGTAATCTGCCTCTCAACGCAGAAAATTCTGTGACGAGGCTGGATGATACATCATTGAGCCAAGTCATACGAAGCTCAAGGCTCTACTCTGGTGGAACTTCAGGAACATCTTTCTCTTTCAATTATGTTAGGATGAACAAAAGTTTGTTCGAGTTCCACAATTGGAATCGGTTTACCAAGTTTGTTAGGAAGATGTCAGACGCCAGAACCTTTCTAGCTAGACTAAACTTCAGGAGAAGACAGCAACGCCCGCCTTTGATGTCAGTCGTTTGGGTTGTTAGCCGGGCCTGtgcatatacatga